A stretch of the Fusarium musae strain F31 chromosome 2, whole genome shotgun sequence genome encodes the following:
- the NOP9 gene encoding Nucleolar protein 9 (BUSCO:EOG09261BPJ), with the protein MPKPRTRRGAGREEKKRKRIEESEQKHETYESENKRQRTYEDNDNTDGFDYQDGQDPQQNGLGEKEFFGMLAEEEQEYFRRADELLELNQFPSTEDRDIFLENVWKEAEGKELKLASSQSCSRLMERLIQLSNTAQKKRLFEAFGGHFLSLVQHRFASHCCEALFLRSAGVVSQELSGYVLDTKGADVDMQKPEASMENLFLATLDELEGALSYLITDRFASHTLRVLLLVLAGRPLEDASVRSLVKSKKKEKISVAGGSATDEANRGLRAVPESFSMAAKKIIQDSTAGMDATALRVLARHPIGNPTLQLLLELDLTLNKTEQKAESEQPTLLFQLLPGAPKSLSDGSSEASEFINGMIYDQIGSRLIETLITHCPGKVFKALNQNIFLPRIEGYVRNDVSCYAAIRVLNRLSKDDLVQAVEKITPNVPQLVAKSRLNVLKTLFERCNARGANDEIKRLNKGLKEGCGKTPADLVIFLCGLKDKEMKKKDVHQLSKNEYAIQSHGAQLLTTLLSIPGPTKGVQESLLALEPQTLVRLATTSMPTVTVLTTALATSSSNPAFHKSIASAILPHTHELAISQFGHNLINAIVEVPSKGKERSIPFHMKETFMARLGDHEAELRDSWMGRSVWRNWKGDMWKTRRGDWKLWMREVDANVPSSLPQRASKVAEREKPPVKPAPEVVEERVDQEPAAEEHITEYNMKMDVDDVVEAEVNGEEEKSKEEKKAKTKKSKKDKKDKKDKKDKKDKKDKKKKKDKSAEAKADEEAEE; encoded by the coding sequence ATGCCCAAGCCTAGAACAAGACGTGGCGCTGGccgtgaggagaagaagcgaaagagaATCGAAGAATCTGAACAAAAACACGAGACTTACGAGAGCGAGAACAAGCGACAGCGCACTTACGAAGACAACGACAACACCGATGGGTTCGACTACCAAGATGGCCAGGATCCTCAGCAGAATGGCCTTGGCGAGAAGGAGTTCTTTGGAATGCttgcagaagaagagcaagaatacTTCCGTCGCGCGGACGAATTGCTAGAGCTCAATCAGTTTCCATCAACCGAGGATCGCGACATCTTTCTTGAAAACGTCTGgaaggaggctgagggcAAGGAGCTCAAACTAGCCAGTAGTCAGTCCTGTTCGCGATTGATGGAGCGTCTCATACAACTGTCGAACACAGCGCAAAAGAAGCGATTGTTTGAAGCTTTCGGTGGGCACTTCCTCTCACTGGTACAGCACCGATTCGCGAGCCATTGTTGTGAGGCGCTCTTCTTGCGATCTGCTGGTGTGGTATCACAAGAGCTTTCTGGATATGTGCTTGATACCAAGGGCGCCGATGTCGACATGCAAAAGCCCGAGGCGTCCATGGAGAACCTTTTTCTGGCTACGCTCGACGAGCTCGAAGGCGCTCTTTCATACCTCATCACCGATCGATTCGCGTCACACACTCTGCGCGTACTATTATTAGTCTTGGCTGGCCGGCCTTTGGAGGATGCGTCGGTGCGAAGTCTcgtcaagagcaagaaaaaggagaaaaTCTCAGTCGCGGGCGGTTCAGCAACAGATGAGGCGAACCGAGGGTTGAGAGCAGTACCCGAGTCGTTTTCAATGGCAGCAAAAAAGATCATTCAAGACTCAACGGCAGGGATGGATGCTACCGCCTTGCGAGTGCTTGCCAGACATCCCATTGGAAATCCTAcacttcagcttctccttgagctcgacCTTACGCTCAACAAGACCGAGCAAAAGGCTGAGTCTGAACAGCCAACTCTACTATTCCAGCTGTTACCTGGCGCTCCAAAGTCTTTGAGCGACGGCTCATCAGAAGCATCCGAATTCATCAACGGCATGATCTATGACCAGATCGGTTCACGACTTATCGAGACCCTCATCACACATTGCCCTGGAAAAGTTTTCAAGGCACTCAACCAGAACATCTTCCTCCCCAGAATAGAGGGTTACGTCCGAAATGATGTTTCGTGCTACGCTGCTATACGAGTGCTGAATCGCCTCAGCAAAGATGACCTGGTGCAGGCCGTTGAGAAGATTACACCAAACGTGCCTCAACTGGTCGCAAAGTCCAGGCTCAATGTTCTCAAGACACTATTTGAGAGATGCAATGCCCGTGGCGCCAACGACGAGATTAAGAGACTCAACAAGGGGCTTAAGGAGGGATGTGGAAAGACACCGGCTGACCTGGTCATCTTCCTGTGCGGTttgaaagacaaagagatgaagaagaaagatgtcCATCAACTTTCTAAAAACGAGTACGCGATCCAATCCCATGGTGCTCAACTCCTCACTACCCTTCTTTCCATTCCGGGGCCGACAAAGGGTGTGCAAGAGTCATTGCTTGCCCTCGAGCCACAGACTCTGGTCCGCCTTGCCACTACGTCCATGCCTACTGTTACTGTCCTTACCACCGCCCTTGCTACATCTTCTTCAAATCCTGCCTTCCACAAGTCTATCGCCAGTGCCATCCTGCCTCATACTCACGAACTCGCCATATCCCAGTTCGGCCATAACCTCATCAATGCTATCGTCGAGGTTCCtagcaaaggcaaagagcGAAGTATTCCCTTCCATATGAAGGAGACCTTTATGGCACGCTTGGGTGATCATGAGGCAGAGCTGCGTGACAGCTGGATGGGTAGAAGTGTCTGGCGCAACTGGAAGGGTGATATGTGGAAGACCCGCCGCGGAGACTGGAAGTTGTGGATGAGAGAGGTGGACGCCAACGTTCCATCAAGTCTGCCGCAGCGTGCATCAAAGGTTGCAGAAAGGGAGAAGCCACCTGTCAAACCGGCTCCAGAAGTCGTAGAAGAGCGCGTTGACCAAGAGCCTGCTGCTGAAGAGCATATTACTGAGTACAACATGAAGATGGATGTAGATGATGTCGTGGAGGCAGAAGTTAAtggtgaggaggagaagagtaaggaagagaagaaagctaagacaaagaagagtaagaaggacaagaaggacaagaaggacaagaaggacaagaaggacaagaaggacaagaagaagaagaaggacaaatctgctgaagccaaggcagatgaggaggctgaggagtaA